Genomic segment of Halostella limicola:
GCGACCTGATCGAGGAGCAGGCGGTCGACTTCCTCGCGCCCGACGTGCCGAAGACGGGCGGCATCGCCGAGACGAAGAAGATCGCCGACATGGCGGAGACGTACTACCAGGCGCTCGTGCCGCACAACATCGGCAGCCCCGTCGCGACGATGGCGACGGCCCACGTCGGCGCGACCGTGCCGAACTTCGTCGCGCTGGAGTACCACGCCCGCGAGGTGTCGTGGTGGGAGGACCTCGTCGTCGGCGACGACCTCATCGCGGACGGGCGCATCTCCGTGCCCGACGCGCCGGGCCTCGGCATCGAACTCGACTGGGACGTCGTCGAGCAGCACCGGAAAGAGTAGCTCCGATGCAGGCAGTCGCCGTCTTTCGAGACGGGAGCGTCCGCACCGTCGAGAAGCCGCGGCCGGACCCGGCCCCCGGCGAGGCGCTCGTGCGGACGCTCCGCGTCGGCGTCGACGGCACCGACCGCCGCATCGCCGCCGGAGAACTGGGCGAGTTCCCCGACGGGGAGGATCACCTCGTGCTGGGTCACGAAGCGGTCGGCGTCGTCGAGGACCCGAACGGCACCGCCCTGTCGGCGGGCGACGTCGTCGTGCCGACCGTCCGCCGGCCGCCCGCGGACGGTACGAACGAGTACTTCGAGCGCGGCGAACCGGACTACGCCCCGCCCGGGGAGTTCGTCGAGCGGGGCATCTTCGGCGCGCACGGCGTCATGGCGGAGTACTTCACCGACGCAGAGGAGTACCTCGTTCCCGTGCCCGACGCGCTCGCGGAGTACGGCTTCCTGGTCGAACCGGCGAGCGTCGCGGAGAAGGCGCTGGAGGCGGCGTTCGCGTCGCGGTCCGCGTTCGAGTGGCGGCGGGAGTCGGCGCTCGTGCTCGGCACCGGCAGCCTCGGGCTGACGGCGCTCGCTCGCCTCGCGTTCGGCGACGAGTTCGACCGGACCTACTGCCTCGGTCGGCGCGACCGCTCCGACCCCGCAGTCGAGTTCGTCGAGCGCGTCGGCGCGACGTACGTCGACTCGCGGGAGGTCCCGCTTCCCGACGTGCCCGACGCGCACGAACCGGTCGACCTCGTCTACGAGTCGACCGGCCACGTCCCCCACGCCGTCGAGACGGTCGAGGCGCTCGCGCCGAACGGGGTCGGTGCGCTCCAGGGCGTTCCCGGGTCCGACGCGTTCGAGATCGACGGCGGGCGTCTGCACGAGGACCTCGTCCTCGGCAACAGGGCGCTCGTCGGCAACGTCAACTCCCGACCGGAGCACTTCGCCGCGGCCGCCGAGGCGTTCCAGTCGTACCCCGAGTGGACGTTCGAGGCGCTCGTCTCCGGTACCTACCGGCCGTCCGAGGCGAGCGACGCCCTCGCCGACGACGGCCCGAAAGCGGTCGTGTCGTTCGAGTAGCGGCCGCACGACCGCAGGCCTCCCAGACCCGGGTCCACGTGTCACACAATTATCAAACTCATTATAGGATCAGTATCATTTATTATGGTCGGCCGAAATTGGTTCGGTATGCCACCTCAAGGCAGTGCTAGCGGCTCCAGCAGTGGGAGCCGTCGGACGCACAGTAGTACCACTCGGCGTCGGTTCCTGGCCGCAGGAACTGCTGCGGCCGCCGCGGGGTCGGCCGGATGTCTGAGTTCGATCGTCGGCGGCGGCGGGTCGTCGGCGGACACGGTGACCGTCGCCGCCGTCGAGGGGTCCGGACGGCTCTTCCAGCGGCTCGTCGACGACTACGTCTCGGAGCAGGTCAACTTCGAGGTCGACGTGTCGCTGTTCCCGTACGCCAACCTCTTCGAGAAGACGTCCAGCGTGCTCACGACCGAGGGCACCGCGTACGACATCGTGTTCATGGACGACCCGTGGTTCCCGCAGTTCGCACAGCACTGCGCGCCGCTCCGGGACCACCTGCCGGGCGAGCTCCCGACGGACCAGCTCATCGAGACGACCGTCGACATCGCGACGTGGCCGGCGCCGAAGGGGCCGGTCGTCCCCTCCGCGCAGGACATGGAGGAGCAGATCCGCGGACAGGTCGTCGTCGGCAACACGCAGCTGTTCGCCTACAACCAGGCGTACTACGAGGAGGTCGGCATGAGCGAGCCGCAGACCTGGGAGGACGTCTACGAGGCCGGCAGCGCCATCTCCGAGCAGATAGACGGCGCGAACGGCTACATCATCCGCGGGAAGCGCGGCAACCCGATCAACGCCAACTTCTTCGGCCTCGGTAACTCCCGCATCGGGGACATGTTCGACGAGGACTGGCGCTACCAGTGGAACAGCGACGACGGCGTCGACACGCTCGACTTCTACGTCAACGACCTCGCGGGCATCAGTCCGGACGGCGTCTCGTCGTTCGACAGCGACCGCGTGCTCAACAGCTTAGGCGACGGCACCGCCGCCCAGTCTCCGGCGTGGCCGTCCGCCGCCTCGCTCCTCCTCGACCCAGAGGAGGCGGAGGAGGCCGACAACATCAAGTTCACCGTCCTGCCCGAGGGGATCCGCCGCGCGCCCCAGCAGGGGAACTGGATCGCGGCCATCAACTCCTACGTCTCCGACGACAAGAAGGCGGCCGCGGGCGAGGTCATCCAGGAGGCCATCTCCAAGGAGGCCCAGAACCGCTACGTCGAACTCGGCGGCGTCCCGTTCCGGCACGACACGTTCGAGGACAACATGGACGCCCAGCCGTGGTTCCCGGCGCTGTACGAGTCGCTCCAGACCGCCAAGTGGCGGCCGCGGACGCCGCTGTGGAGCGAGGTGGCGGTCACGCAGGGAGAGAACTTCAACAGCGCGCTCACCGGCGAGATCTCGCCGTCGGAAGCGCTCGCGAATATCCAGGAGGACGTCGAAAGCATCATGGACGACGCCGGCTACTACGACTGAGAGAACTACAACACAATGGCAACAGACAGTTCGGACGCGCTCACGTCGGGCGGCGGTGCGGACGCGGTCGTCAGCGAGGACGACGGCCTCGCGGCACGGGTCCTGCTGTGGGCCGACGACCGCCTCCGCTGGCTGCTGACGCTCCCGGCGGTGCTCATCCTGTTCGCGCTCACGTTCTACCCGCTCCTGCGGGCCATCGAGATGTCGATGCACAACTACGTCCCGTCCGGGCGAGAGTTCGTCGGCGCGTCGAACTTCGTCAACCTCGCCAGCAACGAGGCGTTCCTCAACTCGCTGACGGTGACCGGGAAGTTCATCGGCCTCGCGGTGGGGATCGAGTTCCTGCTCGGCTTCGGGATCGCCTTGCTACTGAACAAGAAGATCAAGCTTCGGGGCCTCTGGCAGACGCTCATACTGGTCCCGATGATCCTCTCGCCGACGGTCGTCGGCCTCATCTGGCGATTGATGTACGCGCCGAACGGGCTGCTCGACTACATCTTCGCGCCGCTGGCCGGCGGCAACGTCGGTTGGATATCCGAACCGAACGTCGCGCTGTACTCGGTGATCCTGACCGACGTGTGGCAGTGGACGCCGCTCGTCGTGCTAGTGATGTTCGCGGGGCTGCAGTCGGTCCCGGACCACCTCCGCGAGGCGGCCATCATGGACGGGGCGTCGCGGCGGCAGCGGTTCGTCGACATCACGCTCCCGTACCTCAAGTCGCTCATCGTGCTGATACTGATCATCCGGCTGGTCGACGCCCTGCGCGTCTTCGCGAAGGTGTACATCCTCACGCGTGGCGGCCCGGGCAGCGCGACCAACGTGGTGTCGATGGAGATGTACCGCACCGCGTTCCGGTTCAGCAACTTCGGCGAGGCGGCCGCGATGGCCCTCTCGCTGCTGGTCATCGTGATCCTGCTCGCGATGACGTTCGTCAAGACTGCGGGGGTGGAGTTCTGACATGGCGACCGAAGACTCCCCCGCTCCGTACAGCGAACCGTCGACGGTCGAGCGGTGGAACGACCGCGTCACGGAACTGGGACTGGGGAAGGTGCTCGTCTACGGCGGCATCGGGACGTTCCTCGTCTGGACGCTGTTCCCGGTGTACTGGCTGGTGACGGCCACGCTGAAGACCCGGGACACGCTCCTCTCGTTCCCGCCGCACTGGCTCCCCTACGAGATGGAGGTGGGCAACTTCGCGCAGCTGTTCGCGCAGCGCCCCGAGTTCACCCAGTTCATCGTCAACAGCATCACCGTGACGATCCTGACGACGATCATCGCGACGTTCGTCGGCGCCTGCGCCGCGTACGGGTTCGTCACGTTCGACTACCCGTACAACCTGGACTTCCACCTGCCCTTCTACATCCTCTCGACGCGGTTCATGCCGCCGATCGCGACGATCATCCCGCTGTTCGTGATCTTCCGCGATTTCGGTCTGGTGAACACGCTTGAGGGGCTCGTCCTCGTGTACGTGATGTTCAACATCCCGTTCGCGGTGTGGATGATGAAGGGCTTCTTCGAGGAGGTGCCGAACAGCCTCGTCGAGTCGGCGATGCTCGACGGCCACACGCACATGGGGGCGTTCGTCAAGATCGTCCTCCCGCTGGTGAAACCCGGCCTCCTCGCGTCGGCGATCTTCACCGTCATCATCACGTGGAACGAGCTGCTGTTCGCGATCATCCTCGCGCAGAACTCGAAGGCGATGACGGTGCCGGTCGGGCTCGCGTCGTTCATCACGAAGTTCTCCGTCCAGTGGGTGAACATGAGCGTCGCCGCGACGATCGCGCTGGCGCCGGTGCTCGTGTTCGCCTTCATCGCGCGCGACCAGCTGGTGCAGGGGTTCAGCATGGGGGCGGTCGAGAAATGAGCATAGATTTAATCCGTTGCAGTGCGTGGGGTGCGATAACGCAAATCAGCATGAGCTACGAGAGCACGACTACCGAGGTGATCACGTAATGGTTCGCGTCGAGTACGACTCCGTGAAGAAGCACTACGGCGACACCGTCGCCGTCGAGAACATCGACGTCGAGGTCGAGGACGGCGAGTTCGCCGTCCTGCTCGGCCCGAGCGGCTGCGGCAAGACGACGACCCTTCGCTGTCTCGCCGGACTGACCGAGCCGACGTCGGGCACCATCACGCTCGACGACCACGACGTGACCGACGTCCACCCGAAGAACCGCAACATCGCGATGGTGTTCCAGAACTTCGCGCTGTACCCGCACATGAACGTGCGGGAGAACATGGGCTACCCGCTCAAGGTCGCCGGCGTCGACGACGACGAGCGCGAGCGGCGCGTGCAGGAGGTCGCGGAGATGCTGGAGATCCCGGAGCTGCTCGACCGGGACATCGCCAACCTCTCAGGCGGTCAGCGCCAGCGCGTCGCGCTGGGCCGCGCGATCATCCGCCGCCCGGCCGTGTTCCTGATGGACGAGCCGCTGGCGAACTTAGACGCCAAGCTGAAGATCAGCATGCGCAGCCGGATCAAGGTGCTCCAGCGCGAGATGGGGATCACGACGCTGTACGTGACCCACGACCAGGAGGAGGCGATGACGCTCGGCGACAAGCTGATCATCATGGACGACGGCAACGTCCAGCAGATCGGGTCGCCCGACGAGGTGTACCACGAGCCGAAAAACCGGTTCGTCGCCGGCTTCATCGGCAGTCCGTCGATGAACTTCGTGGAGGTGCGAAACGACGACGGGGTCATCCGCCACGCCGGCGGCGTC
This window contains:
- a CDS encoding glucose 1-dehydrogenase produces the protein MQAVAVFRDGSVRTVEKPRPDPAPGEALVRTLRVGVDGTDRRIAAGELGEFPDGEDHLVLGHEAVGVVEDPNGTALSAGDVVVPTVRRPPADGTNEYFERGEPDYAPPGEFVERGIFGAHGVMAEYFTDAEEYLVPVPDALAEYGFLVEPASVAEKALEAAFASRSAFEWRRESALVLGTGSLGLTALARLAFGDEFDRTYCLGRRDRSDPAVEFVERVGATYVDSREVPLPDVPDAHEPVDLVYESTGHVPHAVETVEALAPNGVGALQGVPGSDAFEIDGGRLHEDLVLGNRALVGNVNSRPEHFAAAAEAFQSYPEWTFEALVSGTYRPSEASDALADDGPKAVVSFE
- a CDS encoding extracellular solute-binding protein codes for the protein MPPQGSASGSSSGSRRTHSSTTRRRFLAAGTAAAAAGSAGCLSSIVGGGGSSADTVTVAAVEGSGRLFQRLVDDYVSEQVNFEVDVSLFPYANLFEKTSSVLTTEGTAYDIVFMDDPWFPQFAQHCAPLRDHLPGELPTDQLIETTVDIATWPAPKGPVVPSAQDMEEQIRGQVVVGNTQLFAYNQAYYEEVGMSEPQTWEDVYEAGSAISEQIDGANGYIIRGKRGNPINANFFGLGNSRIGDMFDEDWRYQWNSDDGVDTLDFYVNDLAGISPDGVSSFDSDRVLNSLGDGTAAQSPAWPSAASLLLDPEEAEEADNIKFTVLPEGIRRAPQQGNWIAAINSYVSDDKKAAAGEVIQEAISKEAQNRYVELGGVPFRHDTFEDNMDAQPWFPALYESLQTAKWRPRTPLWSEVAVTQGENFNSALTGEISPSEALANIQEDVESIMDDAGYYD
- a CDS encoding carbohydrate ABC transporter permease, encoding MATDSSDALTSGGGADAVVSEDDGLAARVLLWADDRLRWLLTLPAVLILFALTFYPLLRAIEMSMHNYVPSGREFVGASNFVNLASNEAFLNSLTVTGKFIGLAVGIEFLLGFGIALLLNKKIKLRGLWQTLILVPMILSPTVVGLIWRLMYAPNGLLDYIFAPLAGGNVGWISEPNVALYSVILTDVWQWTPLVVLVMFAGLQSVPDHLREAAIMDGASRRQRFVDITLPYLKSLIVLILIIRLVDALRVFAKVYILTRGGPGSATNVVSMEMYRTAFRFSNFGEAAAMALSLLVIVILLAMTFVKTAGVEF
- a CDS encoding carbohydrate ABC transporter permease: MATEDSPAPYSEPSTVERWNDRVTELGLGKVLVYGGIGTFLVWTLFPVYWLVTATLKTRDTLLSFPPHWLPYEMEVGNFAQLFAQRPEFTQFIVNSITVTILTTIIATFVGACAAYGFVTFDYPYNLDFHLPFYILSTRFMPPIATIIPLFVIFRDFGLVNTLEGLVLVYVMFNIPFAVWMMKGFFEEVPNSLVESAMLDGHTHMGAFVKIVLPLVKPGLLASAIFTVIITWNELLFAIILAQNSKAMTVPVGLASFITKFSVQWVNMSVAATIALAPVLVFAFIARDQLVQGFSMGAVEK
- a CDS encoding ABC transporter ATP-binding protein — protein: MVRVEYDSVKKHYGDTVAVENIDVEVEDGEFAVLLGPSGCGKTTTLRCLAGLTEPTSGTITLDDHDVTDVHPKNRNIAMVFQNFALYPHMNVRENMGYPLKVAGVDDDERERRVQEVAEMLEIPELLDRDIANLSGGQRQRVALGRAIIRRPAVFLMDEPLANLDAKLKISMRSRIKVLQREMGITTLYVTHDQEEAMTLGDKLIIMDDGNVQQIGSPDEVYHEPKNRFVAGFIGSPSMNFVEVRNDDGVIRHAGGVDDFRLELEPDVASRYEGHDRFELGVRPGYFDAHATPVDNAVRGTVKVTEPLGDEQIVDVVVGDPDGEHLEFTVMAPSTLDLERNGDVWLTVEDHLVHGFDVTTGERIVRDAETEQVDHRVAGSTEAERPQR